One region of Halomicrobium sp. LC1Hm genomic DNA includes:
- a CDS encoding redoxin domain-containing protein codes for MNKRRVGRNESIAFTLPDASVGGEECRSETLAREHERVLVVLLRSHYCPLSREIVQSLRDEYGAFASRSTAVVAVLPDTVERGAVWQRRYELPFSVLADPGESSDDDETASGSPSFGTFEPYARYLQSLPGGALFRTDGDELRLIETVGSDGRQSFPEVEALLSEIESHDRSETRQRAGPRADTYGHH; via the coding sequence GTGAACAAGCGTCGCGTCGGACGAAACGAATCGATCGCGTTTACACTACCTGATGCGAGTGTCGGGGGAGAGGAGTGTCGTTCCGAGACGTTGGCACGCGAACACGAGCGGGTCCTCGTCGTCCTGTTGCGAAGTCACTACTGTCCACTGAGTCGCGAGATCGTCCAGTCACTCCGGGACGAGTACGGAGCCTTCGCGTCCCGGTCGACGGCCGTCGTAGCGGTGTTGCCCGACACCGTCGAGCGGGGGGCGGTGTGGCAGCGACGCTACGAGTTGCCGTTTTCCGTCCTGGCCGATCCCGGCGAGTCGAGCGACGACGACGAAACAGCGTCGGGTTCGCCGTCGTTCGGAACGTTCGAGCCCTACGCTCGCTATCTCCAGTCGCTCCCCGGCGGTGCGCTGTTCCGTACCGACGGCGACGAACTCAGGCTGATCGAGACCGTCGGCAGCGACGGTCGACAGTCGTTCCCGGAGGTCGAGGCGCTACTGAGCGAGATCGAGTCCCACGACCGGAGCGAGACCAGACAGCGGGCCGGGCCGCGAGCGGACACCTACGGCCATCACTGA